CCGGCTCGCGACGAAGGCCGAAGTCCGGTTGGCGGACGTGCTCGAAGAACCGTTCATCCTGCTCGACGACATGCACTGTTTCGGCGATCAGGTGCTGAGCCTGTGTCACCGGGGCGGCCTGGAACCGCGCGTCGTGTGTCGGGGGGAGCAAATCGTCACGCTGCTGGCGATGGTCGCGGCCGGTCAGGGCGTGTCGATCGTCCCCGAAATGGCCGCGACCGCGGACACGGGTAAGCAGTGCGTGTACCGACCGCTGGGCAAGCCGATCCCCACGAGAACGTTGTGCGCGATTTGGCACAAACAGCGGTTCCGGCCGCCGTCGCTCCGGGCGCTTGTGGACGTGGCGAAGAAATAAGGCATCCCGTGACCCCGCCCGCAAGGGCGGCGGGTCGAGGTTCACTCGCGTCCACCCGCCGCCCTTGCGGGCGGGGTTCACCCGGGCTCCCTCACACCGGCAGCGCGAAGCGCTTGAGGAACTTCACGCCGTTGATTACGTCGGCGAGTTTGTTCTCGCCCTGCTCGCGCTCGACCGTGAGGAACCCATCGAACTCCAGCACTTGGAGCGTCGCAGTAAGGGCCATCCAGTCGAGATCGCCGGCGCCGAGCGGGACTTCCTGTAACCCGCGGCTCACGCCCGCCGAGCGCGCGTCGCGGGCGTGAACGTGCGCCACCATACCTTCGAGGGGCATCAGGTTCGCGAGGGGGTCGTGACCGTGCAACAGGAAGTTCGCCGGATCGTATGTCACCTTCAGGCTGCCCACATCGAACCCCGCGAGGTACTCTTTCACCTTCTCGGCCGGGTCATAGCCGACCTCCAGCGCAACGAGACACCCGACGCGGTCACCGTACCCGCCGAGCGCGAGGAGCGATTCGCGCATGAGTTGCGCACGCGGCGTGGTCGCATCGTCGGGCAGCTTGGGGCACGCGACAACGACCCGGCGCGCCCCGAGGTCGAACGCGAACTGCATCGTTTTGCGGACCCGCTCCAGGCGCGGCTGAAGATCGGCGGCGACGTCCAACCCGCGGCGCACCGGCACGTTCAGCGCGGCGAGTTCGAGCTCGAACGACCGGAGCAGGTTGCGGAACTCGCGCCGACCGGTTGCGCCCAGCGCATCGGGCGAGAGGTCACCGGTGGCGTCTACCTGAATTCCCCCCGCGCCCATTCGCGCCGCGGACTCGATCGCCTGGCGCAGCGGTAACTGCGTGGACTCGACAACGATCCCGATTTTGAGAGGCTTCATGGGTCGCAATCTTTGACGAACGGCCGGTGTGGAGCTTCGCGCGGAAGGACCGCACGAGGAAGCGCTCTGAACGTGCGAACGAAATCGTCCGTGCGGTCAGCCCAGAACGGCTTCCGTAGTCAATTCTATCACGTCGGGCGGTGGGGCGAGGAAGTGTGAGATCGGCTTCACGAGTGTGCGAAAATCATCCGTCGCTAGGTGTACGGTGCCCCAACGCGGACTGCGGGTGCGCATGTGGGCGCGGTAGTCGATCGCGGACACGCCACGCAACAGGTACACGCGGCCACGAAACACAAACACATCTGGGGTGCGGTGGGGCAATTCGATGTGCAGGGCCAGATCGTACACGAACGCGAGCACGCCCCGGAACCCGTCGCCGAACTTGTCCGCCCAGCGGAGCAGGCTCTCCACGTCTTCGCGCTCGCACCAGTTCTGCCAACTGTTGCGCGACTTCCCGCCCTTCCCCACGCCGGGAAACTTGCGGCCCTTCACGTCCACCACGAGCTTCGCGGCGCACGGGCTAATCACAATGAAGTCCGGCGACTTCACTTCGTCGGCATCGAGGTAGCTGCGGCGCGATTCCACCACGGGAACGACTGCGGCCCCGCGCTGGCGCAGGTACGCATCGAACGCCACCTCGTAGTGGTTGTCGGACTTCATGGTGCTGCGTTCCGCGGCAAGTCGCAACTAGACCTGCTGCTTGATGCGTTCGACCAGTTCCGCTTCCGGGACCGCGGTCTCTTCGCGCTTCGCCAGATCCTTAACCTTCCACACGCCCTGCTCGAACTCGGCGGGGCCGGCGACCACCGCGAGTTTGAAGCCGCGCTTCTCGGCGTAGGCGAACTGCGTCCCGATCTTCTTCGTTGTGTCGGGGTACACCTCGACGTTCACGCACGCGGCCCGGAGCGCCCGGGCGATGCGCTGGTAGTCACCCAGGCGGGCCGCGTCGAAGTTCACGATCAGCACTTGCGCCGGAGTGGTTTGCCCCGTGAGGAGCGGATGTTTTAGTTCTTCCATCGCGGCGATGAGTCGGTCCACGCCGAGCGACGCCCCCACCCCGGGAAGCACCTGCTTCGTGTACTTGCTCGCGAGGTTGTCGTAGCGACCGCCGCTGCACACGCTCCCGATGCCCGGTAAGTCGGTGAGGAACGTTTCGTAAATGGTGCCGGTGTAGTAATCCAGCCCGCGCGCGATACTCAGATCGATCTTGATGCGCTCTTCGGGAACACCGGCCGCCTTCGCGACCGTAAGTAGCTCGCGCAACCGACGAATACCCTCGGCGGCTTTCTCGTTCGGCGACGCACTGAAGAACGCTTCCGCCTTGTTCAGTACGTCCGCGTTCGCACCAGTCGTTTCTGCCAAATCAAGAACTGCGTTGGCCTGCAGAGCCGTCACCTCGGCTTCTTTCACCATCTCTTCGGCCACTTTTTCGCGACCGATTTTCGGCAGTTTGTCAAGCGAACGGAGCAGCGGCTCCGCTTTACCCGCGAGGCCGTTCAGTTCGAGCAGCCCATTGAGAAGTAGCCGATTGTTGACGCGGATCTCGAACTTGTCGAAGCCGATCGCAGTGAACAGGTCATTGATGACGAGCGCCGTTTCGATGTCGGCAGCGTTGGAGGTGGTGCCGATGGTGTCGAAGTCGCACTGCCAGAACTCACGGTACCGTCCCTGCCCCGGGCGCTCGCCGCGCCACACCGGCCCCATCGCGTAGCGCTTGAAGGGCGTGCCGAGTTCGTTGATGTACTGCGCACTGAACCGGGCGAACGGCACCGTGAGGTCGAACCGTAAGCCCATCTCCGCTTTGTCGCCGCGTGCGCTCAGGACGCGGTACACGAGCTTGTCGGACTCGTCACCGCCCTTGCCCAGCAGCACGTCGAGCGATTCGCACGCGGGCGTGTCGATGGGGGTGAAGCCGTAGGAGCGGTACACCTCGCGGGCGCGGCGCAGCACCTCTTCGCGCGCGAGCATGACCGACGGCAAGTAGTCGCGGAACCCGGACAGAGTTCGCGGGGTAATCAGATTAGACATTGTCCCTTATCTTCCTCTGTACCCCGGCGGGGTAAGATTCCTCAGCCCAGGGCAACGCCCTGGGTAGGTACCGGTGCAAATCACGGGCACCGACGACGAACCGTCTTGCCCGTCGCTGCCCCCCATCAAGGGGCGTGTCGCTCCTACCCAGGGCGTTGCCCTGGGCTGAGGAATCTTACCCCGGTGGGGTAAATCCAAACTCTCGTTTTATGACGTGTTCCGCTTGCGGGCGCTGACGCGCTTGAGGAACTGGCGCTCCTCGTCGGTGAGCGACCCCTGGCCGCTGCGGGCGATCTTTTCGAGGAGCAGGTCCATGCGCTCCTCGTCGCGCTGTTTCGCTTCCACTTCGCGCGCGACCTTGCGAGCCTTGCGCGCCTGCCACCACCGCGCGAGCGGCCCCGGGCGCTTCGGTTGCGGGGCCGGCTCGTCGTCTTTCTCCAGGCTCGTGTAGCCCGCCGAGAAATCGTACCCGAACGGCCCCTCGTCCATCTCCAACTGCATCAGCTTCATCGAAGCGGAATACAGCATGAAGAGCGCGAGCCCCATGAGCAACGACTCGTTCCACCCGATGGACGCGATCAGGAACACAATAGCGACCGCGAACCCGGTGTACGCAGCAACGACAACGCCGCGCCGGTGGTCGGTTCGCGCCCAAACGATTGATTGGAGCAACTGCCCGCCATCGAGCGGGTAAGCCGGGAGCATGTTAAACAGGAATAACAGCCAACTGAGCCAGAAAATGCGGTACGCCCACACCACCCACCCCGGGAGCACGGCCCGTTCGTAGCCCATGCTCGCAACCGCGGCGGTGTACGCATCCGCGTTCGCGGGCTTCGGGAGCGAGTCTTTGCCGTGTCGCGCCTCGTACTCCTTCACCTTATCCCGGAATTCGTCGAGGGTCGGCTCCTCGGCGGTGCCGGCCTTGTAGAGCTTCACCCTGTACGAACTCGTGTAGGTGCGGCTGTCGTGGAGCTTGCTCGCTTCGATGCGGTGCGGGTCGATCGTCGGATCGAGGGTCGGGACGAACCCAGCGGCGAGTATCCCGCCCGCACATACGAGACAAATAAGTACGTTCACCCCGGGACCGGCCGCGACCGTAATGAACAGCGGTTTCCACCGGTGCGGGATTTCCGTGAACGCCAACCCGCCCAGTGGCCAGATCAGGATCTCCCGCGCGTCGCCCCCGACGTACCGCGCCCCGAAGCAGTGACCGAATTCGTGTAACAAAATGATCCCGAACAGGACCACAACGGCGAGCAGGAACTTGTCCACCCACGAGACGTTGTCGTACTGCGTCAGGACCATCTGCCGGTAGAACAGACCGAGCGTGACGATGAAGAAAAAGATGTGGACGCGGACCTGGATGCCGAACAGTCGGAACAGCGGGATCGACCAACTCATCGGATCGCGCATCGGACTCACTCACTCACGCGCCGCGAACGGGTTGTCGGCGGACAACTGTTAATCTACCATCTTACACGTTACCAGTTCCAGAGTTCCGCGCTCCAAGTTCTGGGTCCGTGCTCACCAAAAGGGCGGATTCTCCACGGCACCTTCGGCACGGAATTCCAGAACCTGCGACTTTCTCGAATGAGGACTTTCATGTCCGTTGAAACCGTTCACATCGGCCGGCGCATTCGCGTCGAGGTGAATACGCTCACCACGGCCGACGGCAAAACGATCCGCCGTGATGCGATCCGGCACCCCGGCGCGGTCGTAATCCTGCCGATTCTGGATGCGGAGCACGTGGTGCTGCTGCGCAACTTCCGCTTCGTGATCGGCGAGACGCTCTGGGAAGTGCCCGCGGGCACCGTGGAGCCGAACGAGGAACTCGAAGCGTGCGCGCGGCGGGAGCTGATCGAAGAGACGGGATATCAGGCGGCGAAGTGGCGGAGCCTCGGCTTCATGTACGCCTCGCCCGGGGTGATGGACGAGAAACTGCACCTCTTCGTAGCCGAGGAACTGACCGCGGGTGCGGCACGCCCCGAACCGGACGAGCAACTCGAACCGGTCACCGTGCGCCTCGATGAAGCGATTCGCATGTGCTTGGACGGCACCATCCGCGACGCGAAGACCATCACCTCGCTCTTGCTGTGGGAGCGGCGGCTGGGCGAACGGCCGGCGTGAGCCGGCTGGTAATGCCAAGCGAGATGCGAATTTCCCACCAGCCGGCTCACGCCGGCCGTTCGCCCAGACTCACTTCACATCCACCGTACTGACGGCCTTACCGTTCTCGATGAACGCGACCTTCTTCGCACCCTCTTTCGGTATGCTCACGATAAGAGGGCTGGCGAAAGTTGCGGTTCCCGCGGGGCCGCTCTCGGCCTTGTACTGCACGTACAAAGTGCCGTCCTTGTCGAGTTTCACCGCCTCGACCTGGTACGTCGTAATCGCCGGCCCGCGCTTCACAACGACCGCGACGAACTGCTTGTCGAACGCATCGGCCGCGAGCAGCACCGGCTTCTTCCCGCCCATAAGCGGCGGCCGGGCCGCGAACACCTTCTCGAACCCGTCTTTACTGGTGAGCGCGGTGTAGGTTTCATTACCCTTCAGCCCGGAGTTATTCTTCTCGAAATAGGCATCGAACACGGTGTACGTGACCTTCTCGCCCTTGGCTTCGTCCGCGGCGCGGACCGGAACCGAGAAGGCGATAAGCCCAACGGCGATTAGTGCGAAGCGGGCCATTAAGAACCTCCCGGCGGATCAATTGGGGAGCGGGTTGGGCGCCTGAAACGTTTCGGGCGGCTCGGCCTTCGACACGACGACGACCCCCAGGTCGGTCACGGTGAACCCACGGCGCCGGTCGAACTCCGAATCGTAACCCAGAACTGTGTACGGCGGCAGCTTCACGTCCTTGTCGATGATCGCCTTCTTGATGCGGCAGTAGCGGCCCACGTCCACGCCGTCGAGCAGGATCGAGTCTTCCACCACCGCGTAGCTGTTCACCCGCACGCGGGGCGAGAGAATGCTGCGCCGGACGTGCCCACCGGAAACGATGCTCCCGGCGCACACGATGCTGTCCAGGGCCTCCCCGCGGCGCGCGTGACCGGCCGACCCCTCACCGGTGAACACGAACTTCGGCGGCGGCAACTGCGGCTGGACCGTGCGGATCGGCCACGTTCCGTCGTACATGTTCAGCACCGGCTCGACCGCGACCAGGTCCATGTTCGCTTGGTAGTAAGCGTCGAGCGTGCCCACGTCGCGCCAGTACGGGACCGCCTTACGGTTCTGGTCCAGAAACCGGTGCGCGATCACCTTGTTGCCGCTCTCGATCATCTGCGGGATGATGTTCTTACCGAAGTCGTGATCGGTGCCGGTCTTCGCCGCGTCCTGACACAATAGTTCAAAGAGCAGGCGCGTTTTGAACACGTAAATGCCCATCGATCCCAGCGCGTGGTGCGCGTCACCGGGCATCGAGTCCGCCGTTTTGGGCTTCTCCAGGAAGTTCACCACGCGGTCGTCGGCCGTGGTCTGCATGATGCCGAAGTGCCGGACCTCGTCGAGCGGCACCGGGATGCACCCGATGGTCACGTCCGCCTTGCGGTCGATGTGGGCACGGATCATGTGCCCGTAGTCCATCTTGTAGATGTGGTCGCCCGCGAGGATCAGAACGTGCTCCGCGTTCTCGCGCTCGAGCGAGTAGATGTTCTGGTAGATCGCGTCGGCCGTGCCCTTGTACCACGTCTCGTCGATGCGCTGCTGCGGCGGGAGCACCTCGACCGACTCGCCCAACTCGGAACTGAGGAAGCTCCACCCGTGGCGGATGTGGCGGTCCAGGCTGCGCGACTTGAACTG
The Gemmata palustris DNA segment above includes these coding regions:
- the glgC gene encoding glucose-1-phosphate adenylyltransferase — its product is MVMRGVVTVILAGGRGTRLEPLTRDRAKPAVPFGGLYRIIDFTLSNCINSGLRRVLVLTQFKSRSLDRHIRHGWSFLSSELGESVEVLPPQQRIDETWYKGTADAIYQNIYSLERENAEHVLILAGDHIYKMDYGHMIRAHIDRKADVTIGCIPVPLDEVRHFGIMQTTADDRVVNFLEKPKTADSMPGDAHHALGSMGIYVFKTRLLFELLCQDAAKTGTDHDFGKNIIPQMIESGNKVIAHRFLDQNRKAVPYWRDVGTLDAYYQANMDLVAVEPVLNMYDGTWPIRTVQPQLPPPKFVFTGEGSAGHARRGEALDSIVCAGSIVSGGHVRRSILSPRVRVNSYAVVEDSILLDGVDVGRYCRIKKAIIDKDVKLPPYTVLGYDSEFDRRRGFTVTDLGVVVVSKAEPPETFQAPNPLPN
- the hisS gene encoding histidine--tRNA ligase, with amino-acid sequence MITPRTLSGFRDYLPSVMLAREEVLRRAREVYRSYGFTPIDTPACESLDVLLGKGGDESDKLVYRVLSARGDKAEMGLRFDLTVPFARFSAQYINELGTPFKRYAMGPVWRGERPGQGRYREFWQCDFDTIGTTSNAADIETALVINDLFTAIGFDKFEIRVNNRLLLNGLLELNGLAGKAEPLLRSLDKLPKIGREKVAEEMVKEAEVTALQANAVLDLAETTGANADVLNKAEAFFSASPNEKAAEGIRRLRELLTVAKAAGVPEERIKIDLSIARGLDYYTGTIYETFLTDLPGIGSVCSGGRYDNLASKYTKQVLPGVGASLGVDRLIAAMEELKHPLLTGQTTPAQVLIVNFDAARLGDYQRIARALRAACVNVEVYPDTTKKIGTQFAYAEKRGFKLAVVAGPAEFEQGVWKVKDLAKREETAVPEAELVERIKQQV
- a CDS encoding sugar phosphate isomerase/epimerase family protein yields the protein MKPLKIGIVVESTQLPLRQAIESAARMGAGGIQVDATGDLSPDALGATGRREFRNLLRSFELELAALNVPVRRGLDVAADLQPRLERVRKTMQFAFDLGARRVVVACPKLPDDATTPRAQLMRESLLALGGYGDRVGCLVALEVGYDPAEKVKEYLAGFDVGSLKVTYDPANFLLHGHDPLANLMPLEGMVAHVHARDARSAGVSRGLQEVPLGAGDLDWMALTATLQVLEFDGFLTVEREQGENKLADVINGVKFLKRFALPV
- a CDS encoding NUDIX hydrolase, with the translated sequence MSVETVHIGRRIRVEVNTLTTADGKTIRRDAIRHPGAVVILPILDAEHVVLLRNFRFVIGETLWEVPAGTVEPNEELEACARRELIEETGYQAAKWRSLGFMYASPGVMDEKLHLFVAEELTAGAARPEPDEQLEPVTVRLDEAIRMCLDGTIRDAKTITSLLLWERRLGERPA
- a CDS encoding site-2 protease family protein; this encodes MRDPMSWSIPLFRLFGIQVRVHIFFFIVTLGLFYRQMVLTQYDNVSWVDKFLLAVVVLFGIILLHEFGHCFGARYVGGDAREILIWPLGGLAFTEIPHRWKPLFITVAAGPGVNVLICLVCAGGILAAGFVPTLDPTIDPHRIEASKLHDSRTYTSSYRVKLYKAGTAEEPTLDEFRDKVKEYEARHGKDSLPKPANADAYTAAVASMGYERAVLPGWVVWAYRIFWLSWLLFLFNMLPAYPLDGGQLLQSIVWARTDHRRGVVVAAYTGFAVAIVFLIASIGWNESLLMGLALFMLYSASMKLMQLEMDEGPFGYDFSAGYTSLEKDDEPAPQPKRPGPLARWWQARKARKVAREVEAKQRDEERMDLLLEKIARSGQGSLTDEERQFLKRVSARKRNTS
- a CDS encoding HYExAFE family protein, with protein sequence MKSDNHYEVAFDAYLRQRGAAVVPVVESRRSYLDADEVKSPDFIVISPCAAKLVVDVKGRKFPGVGKGGKSRNSWQNWCEREDVESLLRWADKFGDGFRGVLAFVYDLALHIELPHRTPDVFVFRGRVYLLRGVSAIDYRAHMRTRSPRWGTVHLATDDFRTLVKPISHFLAPPPDVIELTTEAVLG